In one window of Rhizobium glycinendophyticum DNA:
- a CDS encoding HNH endonuclease, which yields MTIAVSPQALPALVLNADYRPLSYYPLSLWSWQDAIKAVFLDRVNIIAEYEHSVCSPSFSMRLPSVVSLKTYVQPTRNPAFTRFNVFLRDKFECQYCGSPDDLTFDHVIPRAHGGETTWENVVAACSPCNLRKGSKLPKQAQMFPHQKPYRPTVQDLHNNGRLFPPNYLHESWVDYLYWDTELQP from the coding sequence TTGACGATTGCAGTTTCTCCCCAGGCCCTGCCGGCGCTCGTTCTGAATGCCGACTATAGGCCACTGAGTTATTATCCCTTGTCGCTCTGGTCCTGGCAGGACGCGATCAAGGCGGTCTTCCTCGACCGTGTGAACATCATCGCCGAGTATGAACATTCCGTTTGCTCGCCGAGCTTCTCGATGCGGCTGCCGAGTGTCGTCAGCCTCAAGACCTATGTTCAGCCGACGCGAAACCCGGCCTTCACTCGCTTCAATGTCTTCTTGCGCGACAAGTTCGAGTGCCAGTATTGCGGCTCGCCCGACGACCTGACCTTCGACCATGTCATCCCGCGCGCCCATGGCGGCGAAACGACCTGGGAAAATGTCGTGGCGGCCTGTTCGCCGTGCAATCTGCGAAAAGGGTCCAAGCTGCCGAAGCAGGCGCAGATGTTCCCGCACCAGAAGCCCTACCGGCCGACGGTGCAGGACCTGCACAACAACGGCCGGCTCTTTCCGCCAAATTATCTGCACGAAAGCTGGGTCGACTACCTTTACTGGGATACCGAGCTGCAGCCGTAA
- a CDS encoding DNA-3-methyladenine glycosylase family protein, translating to MIIRNEADLAEGLELLLERDPRLSVLAESAGPLALRLSPPGFAGLASIIVSQMVSRASADAIWRRMTAVLGLRPTAEDFLGLPREVVATFGLSRGKLVALEAAAKADLCGPLRLDELAVLPAEQAMATLTALKGVGPWTAEVYLMFCGGHPDIFPVGDVALRIAVGAVFFGGARPPPEAVATLAEAWAPVRSVAARLFWAHYAGLTGRTALPR from the coding sequence ATGATCATCCGCAACGAGGCGGATCTGGCCGAAGGTCTCGAGCTCCTTCTGGAGCGGGATCCACGACTTTCGGTGTTGGCGGAAAGCGCAGGGCCCCTGGCGCTGCGGCTCTCGCCGCCCGGCTTTGCCGGCCTCGCCTCGATCATCGTGTCGCAGATGGTATCGCGTGCCAGTGCGGACGCGATCTGGCGGCGGATGACGGCGGTTCTCGGGCTCCGGCCGACGGCGGAGGATTTTCTCGGGCTGCCGCGGGAGGTGGTTGCGACCTTCGGCCTGTCACGCGGCAAGCTCGTGGCGCTCGAGGCAGCGGCAAAGGCCGATCTCTGCGGACCGCTGAGGCTCGATGAACTGGCGGTTTTGCCGGCCGAGCAGGCGATGGCAACGCTCACGGCGCTGAAGGGGGTCGGGCCGTGGACGGCGGAGGTCTACCTGATGTTCTGCGGTGGCCATCCGGACATTTTTCCGGTGGGCGACGTGGCGCTGCGGATCGCCGTTGGGGCGGTGTTCTTTGGCGGCGCGCGGCCGCCGCCGGAAGCCGTGGCCACGCTGGCGGAGGCCTGGGCGCCGGTGCGCTCGGTCGCGGCAAGGCTGTTCTGGGCGCATTATGCAGGGCTGACGGGCCGCACGGCGTTGCCGCGCTAA
- the gluQRS gene encoding tRNA glutamyl-Q(34) synthetase GluQRS has protein sequence MRRKTMAAPPRQIPVFRFAPSPNGRLHLGHALSALTNAKMAAETGGRLLLRIEDIDLTRCTPELEQAVLDDLDWLGIPYERPVRRQSEHFPLYRQALDTLIARDLVYPAFLTRGEVKARVAAFEENGRVWPRDPDGAPLYPTEERNLSPEERAGKLASTERHALRLDMEKALAAVGHPLSWQETGDGKRGEISADPAAWGDVVLWRSDAPGSYHLAVTVDDAAQGITHVVRGLDLFHATSVHRLLQDLLGLPQPIYHHHRLVLGSDGRKLSKSAGDTALASLRADGKIPSDIRAMVGI, from the coding sequence ATGCGAAGGAAAACCATGGCTGCACCGCCCCGTCAAATCCCCGTCTTCCGCTTCGCCCCGAGCCCCAACGGCCGGCTGCATCTCGGCCATGCGCTGTCGGCCCTGACCAATGCGAAGATGGCAGCCGAAACGGGCGGCCGGCTACTGCTGCGCATCGAGGACATCGATCTCACTCGTTGCACCCCCGAACTCGAACAGGCGGTGCTCGACGATCTCGACTGGCTGGGCATCCCTTACGAGCGGCCGGTCCGTCGCCAGTCGGAGCATTTTCCCCTCTACCGCCAAGCGCTCGACACCCTGATCGCCCGTGACCTCGTCTACCCGGCCTTCCTCACGCGCGGCGAGGTGAAGGCGAGGGTCGCAGCCTTCGAGGAGAACGGCAGGGTGTGGCCCCGCGACCCGGACGGCGCGCCGCTCTATCCGACCGAAGAGCGCAATCTGTCACCCGAGGAACGTGCCGGAAAGCTCGCGTCCACCGAGCGCCATGCGCTTCGCCTCGACATGGAAAAGGCGCTTGCGGCCGTCGGTCATCCGCTCTCCTGGCAAGAAACCGGCGATGGCAAGCGGGGCGAGATCTCCGCTGACCCCGCAGCCTGGGGCGATGTTGTGCTCTGGCGCTCGGATGCGCCAGGAAGCTACCACCTCGCCGTCACCGTGGATGACGCGGCACAAGGGATCACCCATGTCGTGCGCGGCCTCGACCTCTTTCATGCGACGTCCGTGCACCGACTGCTGCAGGACCTGCTCGGCCTGCCGCAGCCTATCTACCATCACCATCGCCTGGTCCTGGGCTCGGATGGCCGCAAGCTGTCGAAGAGTGCCGGCGACACGGCGCTGGCGAGCCTGCGCGCCGACGGCAAGATCCCGTCAGATATCCGCGCCATGGTCGGGATTTGA
- a CDS encoding YihY/virulence factor BrkB family protein produces the protein MPSFFRRLYHVTFDALWHFSLDDGWAMASHVALSAILALFPFLIFGTALASFLGADQFAETAVHLIFDTWPETIAKPLSDQVVQVLTIPRGGLLTVSVLAAAYFASNGVEALRVSLNRAYRVTETRPWYVTRLVSFGFVLGAVIVLAVISLLLVAVPVALAFAERYFPLLKNFLLTVANWRIYGTVAFLVVGLMVFHLGLPDGRRRVIDVMPGVLLTLVLWLIGALVFGYYIGTFANYAATYAGLASIMVVLVFLYMVSAIFIIGAEFNAALMKFQVVPVKGQPDVGISNPDHGADI, from the coding sequence ATGCCGTCATTCTTCCGCAGGCTCTACCACGTCACCTTCGACGCGCTCTGGCATTTCTCCCTGGATGACGGCTGGGCCATGGCGAGCCATGTGGCGCTGTCGGCGATCCTGGCGCTCTTTCCCTTCTTGATCTTCGGTACGGCGCTGGCGAGTTTCCTCGGCGCCGACCAGTTTGCCGAAACGGCGGTGCATCTGATCTTCGACACCTGGCCGGAGACGATCGCCAAGCCGCTGTCCGATCAGGTGGTGCAGGTGCTGACCATTCCGCGCGGCGGGCTCTTGACGGTTTCGGTTCTGGCGGCCGCCTATTTCGCCTCGAACGGCGTCGAGGCGCTTCGCGTCTCGCTCAACCGGGCCTACCGCGTGACGGAAACGCGGCCGTGGTACGTGACTCGCCTGGTCAGCTTCGGCTTCGTGCTTGGCGCCGTCATCGTGCTTGCCGTGATCAGCCTGCTTCTGGTCGCGGTGCCGGTGGCGCTTGCCTTTGCCGAGCGCTATTTTCCGCTGCTGAAGAACTTCCTTCTGACGGTTGCAAACTGGCGCATCTACGGTACGGTCGCCTTCCTTGTGGTCGGGCTGATGGTGTTCCATCTCGGCCTGCCGGATGGCCGGCGACGGGTCATCGACGTGATGCCCGGCGTGCTCCTCACCTTGGTGCTCTGGCTCATCGGGGCTCTGGTCTTCGGTTATTACATTGGCACCTTCGCCAATTATGCCGCCACCTATGCCGGTCTCGCCTCGATCATGGTGGTACTCGTGTTCCTCTACATGGTGAGCGCCATTTTCATCATTGGGGCCGAATTCAACGCGGCGCTGATGAAGTTTCAGGTGGTGCCGGTGAAGGGACAGCCGGATGTTGGGATTTCAAATCCCGACCATGGCGCGGATATCTGA
- a CDS encoding SDR family oxidoreductase, whose product MKSIIVTGCSSGIGAYCAEALKRDGWRVFATVRKPEHLAPLTEQGIEALLMDYTDPESIEALVSTVFERTGGRLDALFNNGAYGQPGAVEDLPTEALRAQFETNLFGWHDLTRRVIPAMRAQGEGRIVQCSSILGIVPYRWRGAYTASKFALEGLSLTLRMELEGSGVQVSLIEPGPIESRFTANALTHIREAIDLENSVHAEDYRRQLARLDGTGPVNRHKLGPEAVYKVLVHALTAKRARPHYLVTKPAKQGALIKRWLPADLFYRLMRSLD is encoded by the coding sequence GTGAAAAGCATCATCGTCACGGGCTGCTCGTCCGGCATCGGGGCCTATTGCGCTGAGGCCCTGAAGCGCGATGGCTGGCGGGTTTTTGCGACGGTGCGCAAGCCCGAACATCTCGCGCCGCTCACCGAGCAGGGCATCGAAGCGCTGCTCATGGATTACACCGATCCTGAAAGCATCGAGGCGCTGGTTTCCACCGTCTTCGAGCGCACCGGCGGACGCCTCGACGCGCTGTTCAACAACGGCGCCTATGGCCAGCCGGGTGCTGTTGAGGATCTGCCGACGGAAGCCCTGCGCGCCCAGTTCGAAACCAATCTCTTCGGTTGGCATGACCTGACCCGCCGCGTGATCCCCGCGATGCGCGCCCAGGGCGAAGGCCGGATCGTGCAATGCTCCTCGATCCTCGGCATCGTGCCCTATCGCTGGCGCGGCGCCTATACGGCCTCGAAATTTGCGCTGGAAGGCCTGTCGCTGACGCTCAGGATGGAGCTCGAAGGATCCGGCGTGCAGGTGAGCCTGATCGAACCCGGCCCGATCGAAAGCCGCTTCACCGCCAATGCGCTCACCCATATCCGCGAGGCGATCGACCTCGAAAACTCCGTCCATGCCGAGGACTACCGCCGGCAACTGGCGCGACTTGATGGCACAGGCCCCGTCAACCGCCACAAACTCGGGCCGGAGGCGGTCTACAAAGTCCTCGTGCACGCCTTGACCGCCAAGCGTGCCCGCCCACATTATCTCGTGACCAAGCCGGCGAAACAGGGGGCACTGATCAAACGCTGGCTGCCGGCCGACCTCTTCTATCGACTGATGCGCTCGCTGGACTGA
- a CDS encoding twin transmembrane helix small protein: MSTFTYVLAIIVMGLVALVLVRGLFNMMKGGDGNTSNKLMQARIVLQAIAIALIMLTLWLTGGGR, encoded by the coding sequence ATGTCCACATTCACCTATGTCCTCGCCATCATCGTCATGGGGCTCGTCGCCCTCGTCCTCGTCCGGGGCCTCTTCAACATGATGAAGGGCGGCGACGGCAACACCTCCAACAAGCTGATGCAGGCCCGCATCGTGCTGCAGGCGATCGCGATTGCCCTGATCATGCTGACGCTGTGGCTGACCGGCGGAGGCCGCTGA
- a CDS encoding cob(I)yrinic acid a,c-diamide adenosyltransferase, producing MVKLNKIYTRTGDDGTTALVTGPRRLKHDLRVDAYGTIDETNSAIGIARLHTADMPELDAMLLRIQNDLFDLGADLAAPETGEVLSYEPLRVIEAQVDRIEKEIDQLNAHLDPLKSFILPGGTPAAAYLHLARTTARRAERIMVELSRFDGEEVGEPALKYVNRLSDFLFVAARHANDGGRADILWVPGKNR from the coding sequence ATGGTCAAGCTCAACAAGATCTACACCCGCACCGGCGACGACGGCACCACGGCGCTGGTGACCGGCCCGCGCCGCTTGAAGCATGACCTGCGCGTCGACGCCTATGGCACGATCGACGAAACCAATTCGGCGATCGGCATCGCAAGGCTGCACACGGCGGACATGCCCGAGCTCGATGCCATGTTGCTCCGCATCCAGAACGACCTCTTCGACCTCGGCGCGGATCTGGCAGCCCCCGAAACCGGCGAAGTGCTGTCCTACGAACCCTTGCGCGTCATCGAGGCCCAGGTCGACCGCATCGAGAAGGAGATCGACCAGCTCAATGCCCATCTCGATCCGCTCAAATCCTTCATCCTGCCGGGCGGCACGCCGGCGGCCGCCTATCTGCATCTCGCCCGCACCACGGCGCGTCGGGCCGAGCGCATCATGGTCGAACTCTCCCGTTTCGACGGCGAGGAGGTCGGTGAGCCGGCGCTCAAATATGTGAACCGGCTGTCGGACTTTCTGTTCGTCGCGGCACGGCATGCCAATGACGGCGGTCGGGCGGATATTTTGTGGGTGCCGGGGAAGAACAGGTAG
- a CDS encoding electron transfer flavoprotein subunit beta/FixA family protein produces the protein MKILVPVKRVVDYNVKIRVKPDGSGVELANVKMSMNPFDEISVEEALRLKEAGKAEEVVVVSIGPAKAEETIRTALAMGADRGILIETDETVEPLAVAKLLKGVVEAEAPGLVIVGKQAIDDDSNQTGQMLAALMGWGQATFASKLELSADKATVTREVDGGLQTIEVKLPAVMTTDLRLNEPRYASLPNIMKAKKKPLDKKAPADFGVDIAPRLKVLKTEEPGGRKAGIKVKSVAELVDKLKNEAGVL, from the coding sequence ATGAAGATACTCGTCCCAGTGAAGCGGGTTGTGGATTACAACGTCAAGATCCGCGTCAAGCCGGATGGCTCCGGCGTCGAGCTCGCCAACGTCAAGATGTCCATGAACCCCTTCGACGAGATCTCCGTCGAGGAGGCCCTGCGGCTGAAGGAAGCCGGCAAGGCTGAGGAAGTGGTTGTCGTCTCGATCGGTCCGGCCAAGGCCGAGGAAACCATCCGCACCGCACTCGCCATGGGCGCCGACCGCGGCATCCTGATCGAAACAGACGAAACCGTCGAGCCGCTCGCCGTCGCCAAGCTCCTGAAGGGCGTGGTCGAGGCAGAAGCTCCGGGCCTCGTCATCGTCGGCAAGCAGGCGATCGACGACGATTCGAACCAGACCGGCCAGATGCTGGCTGCCCTGATGGGTTGGGGCCAGGCGACCTTCGCCTCCAAGCTCGAACTTTCCGCCGACAAGGCGACCGTGACCCGCGAAGTCGACGGGGGTTTGCAGACCATCGAGGTGAAGCTTCCGGCCGTCATGACCACGGACCTGCGCCTGAACGAGCCGCGTTATGCCTCGCTGCCCAACATCATGAAGGCGAAGAAGAAGCCGCTCGACAAGAAGGCTCCGGCCGATTTCGGCGTCGACATTGCGCCGCGCCTGAAGGTTCTGAAAACCGAAGAGCCGGGTGGCCGCAAGGCGGGCATCAAGGTGAAGAGCGTCGCCGAACTGGTCGACAAGCTCAAGAACGAAGCCGGCGTATTGTAA
- a CDS encoding electron transfer flavoprotein subunit alpha/FixB family protein: MAILLLAEHDNATVSEQTAKTLTAATKIGGDVHVLVAGAGAKAAADAAAKLSGVSKVLIADDASLGNNLAEPLAALIVSLAGSYDTIIAPATSVGKNVMPRVAALLDVMQVSEIIEVVSADTFKRPIYAGNAIQTVQSTDAKKVITVRTASFAAAGEGGSASVESVSAVANPGVSSHVSDALSSSDRPELASAKIIISGGRALGSSEKFQEVILPVADKLGAAVGASRAAVDAGYAPNDWQVGQTGKVVAPQLYIACGISGAIQHLAGMKDSKVIVAINKDEEAPIFQVADYGLVADIFEALPELEKAL; this comes from the coding sequence ATGGCTATTCTTCTTCTCGCAGAACACGACAACGCAACCGTTTCCGAACAGACCGCGAAGACCCTGACGGCAGCAACCAAGATCGGTGGCGATGTCCACGTGCTGGTCGCCGGCGCAGGCGCCAAGGCGGCCGCCGATGCCGCCGCCAAGCTTTCCGGCGTCTCCAAGGTGCTGATCGCCGACGACGCCTCGCTCGGCAACAATCTGGCAGAGCCGTTGGCAGCGCTCATCGTCTCGCTCGCCGGCTCTTACGACACGATCATCGCGCCCGCGACCTCGGTCGGCAAGAACGTCATGCCGCGCGTGGCAGCGCTGCTCGACGTGATGCAGGTCTCCGAAATCATCGAAGTCGTCTCGGCGGATACCTTCAAGCGCCCGATCTATGCCGGCAACGCCATCCAGACCGTGCAGTCGACCGATGCCAAGAAGGTGATCACGGTACGGACGGCTTCCTTCGCTGCTGCTGGTGAAGGGGGTTCGGCCTCCGTGGAGAGCGTCTCCGCTGTGGCAAATCCGGGCGTCTCCAGCCATGTCTCCGACGCCCTGTCGTCGTCCGACCGTCCGGAACTGGCCTCGGCCAAGATCATCATCTCCGGCGGCCGTGCGCTCGGCTCGTCCGAGAAGTTCCAGGAAGTCATCCTGCCGGTCGCCGACAAGCTGGGTGCTGCCGTCGGCGCCTCCCGTGCGGCTGTCGACGCCGGTTACGCTCCGAACGACTGGCAGGTCGGCCAGACCGGCAAGGTCGTTGCCCCGCAGCTCTACATCGCTTGCGGCATTTCCGGTGCGATCCAGCACCTCGCCGGCATGAAGGACTCGAAGGTCATCGTCGCGATCAACAAGGACGAGGAAGCCCCGATCTTCCAGGTCGCCGATTACGGTCTCGTGGCCGACATCTTCGAAGCCCTGCCGGAGCTCGAGAAGGCGCTCTGA
- a CDS encoding 3-hydroxybutyryl-CoA dehydrogenase: MTDKISNVGVVGAGQMGCGIAQVSAAAGYKVTIYDLSKERIEAGLATINGNLARQVTNGKITDEQRKQALALISGSADVHDLAAADLVIEAATEDESVKRKIFATLCPVLKPEALIATNTSSLSITRLASATDRPERFMGIHFMNPVPVMKLVELVRGIATDETTFATAKTFVSSLDKTITVAEDFPAFIVNRILLPMINEAIYTLYEGVGSVEAIDTAMKLGANHPMGPLQLADFIGLDTCLSIMQVLHDGLADSKYRPCPLLVKYVEAGWLGRKSGRGFYDYRGDVPVPTR, translated from the coding sequence ATGACGGACAAGATCAGCAATGTGGGTGTCGTGGGTGCCGGCCAGATGGGCTGCGGCATCGCCCAGGTCTCCGCCGCCGCCGGTTACAAGGTCACGATCTACGACCTCTCCAAGGAGCGGATCGAGGCGGGGCTCGCCACCATCAACGGCAATCTCGCCCGCCAGGTGACCAACGGCAAGATCACCGACGAGCAGCGCAAGCAGGCGCTGGCTTTGATCTCCGGCTCCGCCGATGTGCATGACCTCGCCGCAGCCGATCTCGTGATCGAGGCCGCGACCGAGGACGAAAGCGTCAAACGCAAGATTTTCGCGACACTCTGCCCGGTGCTCAAACCAGAAGCGCTTATTGCGACCAACACCTCGTCGCTCTCCATTACCCGTCTGGCCTCGGCGACCGACCGTCCGGAGCGCTTCATGGGCATCCACTTCATGAACCCGGTGCCGGTGATGAAGCTCGTTGAACTGGTGCGCGGCATCGCGACTGACGAGACGACCTTCGCGACGGCCAAGACCTTCGTCTCCTCGCTCGACAAGACGATCACGGTGGCGGAAGATTTTCCGGCCTTCATCGTCAACCGCATCCTGCTGCCGATGATCAACGAGGCGATCTACACGCTGTATGAAGGCGTCGGCTCTGTCGAGGCGATCGACACGGCGATGAAGCTGGGCGCCAACCACCCGATGGGCCCGCTGCAGCTCGCCGATTTCATCGGCCTCGACACCTGTCTCTCGATCATGCAGGTGCTGCATGACGGTCTGGCGGATTCGAAGTATCGCCCCTGCCCGCTGCTGGTGAAATATGTCGAGGCCGGCTGGTTGGGCCGCAAGTCCGGCCGCGGCTTCTACGACTATCGCGGCGACGTGCCGGTGCCGACACGGTAA